In one Carettochelys insculpta isolate YL-2023 chromosome 6, ASM3395843v1, whole genome shotgun sequence genomic region, the following are encoded:
- the SIX6 gene encoding homeobox protein SIX6 — MFQLPILNFSPQQVAGVCETLEESGDIERLGRFLWSLPVAPAACEALNKAESVLRARAVVAFHAGNYRELYHLLETHKFTKESHAKLQALWLEAHYQEAEKLRGRPLGPVDKYRVRKKFPLPRTIWDGEQKTHCFKERTRHLLREWYLQDPYPNPSKKRELAQATGLTPTQVGNWFKNRRQRDRAAAAKNRLQQQVLSQGSVRSLQAEEESAGEPLGAASSPAASLSSKAATSAISITSSDSECDI; from the exons ATGTTCCAGCTGCCCATCCTCAACTTCAGCCCCCAGCAAGTGGCCGGGGTCTGCGAGACCCTGGAGGAAAGCGGCGACATCGAGCGCCTGGGGCGCTTCCTCTGGTCGCTGCCGGTGGCCCCCGCGGCCTGCGAGGCCCTGAACAAGGCCGAGTCGGTGCTGCGCGCCCGGGCCGTCGTGGCCTTCCACGCGGGGAACTACCGCGAGCTCTACCACCTGCTGGAGACGCACAAGTTCACCAAGGAGTCGCACGCCAAGCTGCAGGCGCTCTGGCTGGAGGCGCACTACCAGGAGGCCGAGAAGCTGCGGGGCCGCCCGCTGGGGCCGGTGGACAAGTACCGCGTGCGGAAGAAGTTCCCCCTGCCCCGCACCATCTGGGACGGCGAGCAGAAGACGCACTGCTTCAAGGAGCGGACGCGGCACTTGCTGCGGGAGTGGTACCTGCAGGACCCCTACCCCAACCCCAGCAAAAAGCGGGAGCTGGCCCAGGCTACCGGACTGACCCCCACGCAAGTGGGCAACTGGTTCAAAAACCGCCGGCAAAGGGACAGGGCGGCGGCCGCCAAGAACAG GCTACAGCAGCAGGTCTTATCCCAAGGCTCGGTGCGCTCGCTGCAGGCCGAGGAAGAGAGCGCGGGGGAGCCGCTGGGGGCCGCCTCCAGCCCCGCAGCCAGCCTGTCCAGCAAAGCGgccacttctgccatttccatcaCATCCAGCGACAGTGAATGTGACATCTGA